The following proteins are co-located in the Flavobacteriales bacterium genome:
- a CDS encoding class I SAM-dependent methyltransferase: protein MKNWFDTWFNTPYYHLLYKDRNMDEAEFFLKNLLNHLMPNKDDKFLDIACGKGRHAIFINKMGYNIEGIDLSKESIQYANSFTNNKLNFNVHDMRNYYKKDEFDVVLNIFTSFGYFDNPGDNLKAIQAMSDNLKKGGKIILDFMNAKKVVNELVTSELKTVENIDFNIKRSYENGYIFKDIYFTDTEEYHFQEKVQALFLSDFIDLFEKSDLKIINLWGDYSLNDFNTIHSPRLIILAQK, encoded by the coding sequence ATGAAAAATTGGTTCGACACTTGGTTCAACACCCCCTACTACCATCTCCTGTATAAGGATAGAAATATGGATGAAGCAGAGTTTTTTTTGAAAAACCTTTTAAACCATTTAATGCCTAATAAAGACGATAAGTTTTTAGATATTGCTTGTGGAAAAGGAAGACACGCCATATTTATAAACAAAATGGGATACAATATTGAAGGCATAGATCTTTCTAAAGAAAGTATCCAATACGCTAATAGCTTTACTAATAATAAGCTGAATTTCAACGTTCACGATATGCGTAATTATTACAAGAAGGACGAATTCGATGTTGTACTCAATATTTTTACCAGTTTTGGATATTTTGACAATCCAGGAGATAACCTTAAGGCCATACAAGCCATGTCTGATAATCTAAAAAAAGGTGGGAAAATAATTCTTGACTTTATGAATGCCAAAAAGGTTGTTAATGAACTTGTTACTAGTGAATTAAAGACCGTCGAAAATATCGATTTTAATATTAAAAGAAGCTATGAAAACGGCTACATCTTCAAGGATATTTATTTCACTGATACTGAAGAGTACCACTTCCAAGAAAAAGTTCAAGCACTATTCCTATCTGATTTTATTGATTTATTTGAAAAATCTGATTTGAAAATCATAAATTTGTGGGGAGATTATTCACTTAATGATTTTAACACTATCCATTCACCTCGTCTTATTATACTAGCACAGAAATGA